From Deltaproteobacteria bacterium, the proteins below share one genomic window:
- a CDS encoding dihydropteroate synthase, whose protein sequence is MKTIGENLNVINTRIGRAFKERDPKPIQEMAEQLTAKEVDYIDINLGPARKQGDELITWVVETVQEVTDTPLSLDTSNIIAIRAGLKVCKQKPIINSIMARSERYTEMIPMCKEAGSNMIALLWGPEGLPRDENERANLATELIFAAISEGVPMQDIWVDPIITPVNIQQEQLVSTLTFMQMLPDIVAAIDPEGPGCLSTCGLSNISNGVPDDLRPIINQTFMIMLQRNGMYSCIVDGFDDQIMSICRGERQDIVDLVYGVMDRQEYDYAAMEKEAVDYVKTARVILGHTLFSDSWLEV, encoded by the coding sequence ATGAAAACCATCGGCGAGAACCTCAACGTTATAAACACGCGAATTGGCCGGGCCTTCAAAGAAAGAGATCCGAAACCAATTCAGGAGATGGCCGAACAACTGACCGCGAAAGAGGTTGATTACATTGATATCAACCTCGGCCCGGCGCGGAAGCAGGGAGATGAACTCATAACCTGGGTCGTGGAAACGGTCCAGGAGGTGACTGACACGCCGCTGTCCCTTGACACATCGAACATCATAGCTATTCGGGCCGGTCTCAAGGTTTGCAAGCAGAAGCCGATCATCAACTCCATCATGGCCCGGTCCGAGCGTTACACCGAGATGATTCCCATGTGCAAGGAAGCCGGGTCGAACATGATCGCACTCCTGTGGGGGCCGGAAGGCCTACCCAGGGATGAAAACGAGCGAGCCAACCTGGCCACGGAGCTCATTTTTGCTGCCATCTCTGAAGGCGTGCCCATGCAGGATATCTGGGTTGATCCCATTATCACACCGGTGAACATCCAGCAGGAACAGCTCGTGAGCACCCTGACCTTTATGCAGATGCTGCCTGACATCGTGGCGGCCATTGATCCGGAAGGTCCGGGTTGCCTCTCCACCTGCGGCCTGTCCAACATTTCCAATGGTGTGCCAGACGATCTGCGGCCCATCATCAACCAGACTTTCATGATCATGCTTCAGCGTAATGGCATGTATTCCTGTATCGTTGACGGCTTTGACGATCAGATCATGTCCATCTGCCGCGGCGAGCGTCAGGACATCGTGGACCTGGTTTACGGGGTCATGGACAGACAGGAGTATGATTATGCAGCCATGGAAAAAGAGGCCGTGGACTATGTCAAAACGGCCAGGGTCATCCTGGGCCACACCCTGTTCAGTGACTCCTGGCTTGAGGTGTGA
- a CDS encoding acetyl-CoA decarbonylase/synthase complex subunit gamma, whose amino-acid sequence MALTGIEIFKLLPKTNCKECGVPTCLAFAMNLAAGKADLDACPYVSEESRALLAEASAPPIRPLTIGYGDTALKMGGETVLFRHEKTFFSPTGIAALVTDDTDPAAIEEKCQRYMAYQYERVGLNLRPEMIALKAVNGDGARFAQAAKLIMDKSDLSLILMSEDAGVMKKALDAVGDANPLIYAATADNVEEMAKVAESADCPLAVKAENIEGLLPLTTRLTEMGLKDLVLDSGARTVKQSFEDSVAIRRAALLSQDKSLGFPTITFPCEMTDSLAMQTAISAGLIAKYAGLVVLSDFEGSVVFPLLLERLNIFTDPQRPMTVTQGIYEINGPDKNSPLLVTSNFSLTYFIVSGEIEASRVPTWLAIMDTEGLSVLTAWAAGKFVGDAVGMFIKKSDLADKISHQNLVIPGYAASILGDLEEELPGWNVTIGPREAAHISKFLKEYKLG is encoded by the coding sequence ATGGCTCTTACTGGAATAGAGATTTTTAAACTGCTGCCCAAGACCAACTGCAAGGAATGCGGTGTTCCGACCTGTCTTGCTTTTGCCATGAATCTGGCTGCGGGCAAGGCCGATCTGGACGCCTGCCCTTATGTTTCTGAAGAATCCAGGGCCTTGCTGGCAGAGGCCTCAGCCCCGCCGATTCGGCCGCTGACCATAGGTTACGGCGATACGGCCCTCAAGATGGGAGGGGAGACGGTTCTTTTTCGGCACGAAAAGACATTCTTTAGTCCGACTGGCATCGCGGCCCTGGTCACTGACGATACAGACCCGGCCGCCATTGAAGAGAAATGCCAGCGCTACATGGCCTACCAGTATGAACGGGTCGGTTTGAACTTACGGCCGGAAATGATAGCCCTGAAAGCTGTAAATGGTGATGGCGCCAGGTTTGCCCAGGCGGCCAAGCTCATCATGGACAAGAGTGATTTAAGCCTCATTTTGATGAGTGAGGACGCTGGTGTCATGAAAAAAGCCCTGGATGCTGTTGGAGACGCCAACCCGCTGATATATGCTGCCACGGCGGATAATGTCGAGGAGATGGCCAAGGTGGCCGAGTCGGCCGACTGCCCGCTGGCGGTCAAGGCTGAAAATATTGAAGGCCTGCTACCGCTGACCACCAGGCTGACCGAAATGGGACTGAAAGACCTGGTGTTGGACAGCGGGGCTCGGACCGTCAAGCAGTCCTTCGAGGACTCGGTGGCCATTCGTCGGGCCGCGCTGCTTAGTCAGGACAAGTCCCTGGGCTTCCCGACCATCACCTTCCCCTGCGAAATGACAGACAGTCTGGCCATGCAGACGGCGATCAGCGCCGGGCTTATTGCCAAGTACGCCGGCCTGGTTGTTTTATCCGATTTTGAAGGCTCCGTTGTCTTCCCGCTTCTGCTCGAACGGCTCAATATCTTCACCGATCCGCAGAGGCCTATGACGGTGACCCAAGGCATTTATGAAATCAACGGCCCGGATAAAAACTCCCCGCTCCTGGTGACCTCGAACTTCTCCCTGACTTACTTTATCGTTTCCGGAGAGATCGAGGCCAGCCGCGTTCCGACCTGGCTGGCCATCATGGATACTGAAGGTCTATCTGTCCTGACCGCCTGGGCGGCAGGTAAATTTGTCGGCGACGCCGTGGGCATGTTCATCAAAAAGAGCGACCTTGCGGACAAGATCAGTCACCAGAACCTGGTTATTCCCGGATATGCCGCCTCCATCCTCGGTGACCTCGAGGAGGAGCTGCCTGGATGGAACGTCACCATCGGGCCGCGTGAAGCCGCTCATATCTCCAAGTTTCTTAAGGAATATAAGCTTGGATAA
- the cdhC gene encoding CO dehydrogenase/CO-methylating acetyl-CoA synthase complex subunit beta, translated as MSKLVAFAAIQGGYNIVQKAEGMYSQMLEKYGSDQKLEFPNTAYYLPIIYSLLGIPVKTLADAAKPLEVARGLLPPHIKGRNHLPYLGPLLDAGMAAIFAEELVEAFRYVEDPNFYLVSEEVDLDNGKIWLGAAEDTIFRKRGIEFVDGTAPGFAAIVGAAPSPEIAKQIAEEYQKRNLYVFMAANQGGTTFAQQLIEAGVQIGWNTRLVPFGPDISAAVFALGFANRVAMSFGGIKPGDYKGNLMYNKDRVFAFVNALGEVNAEWAANAAGAINWGFPTIADTDIPEVLPTGVCTYEHVVANVIHDEIVTKSVEVRGLKTTVSSIDVPLSYGPAFEGERIRKDDLYLEIGGGRSQCVELVQMAEMGDVEDGQVELIGPDIPDMKKGDRLPLAITVQVAGRKFQEDFEPILERQIHHLINYAQGVMHIGQRDISWIRIGEQAVEKGFTLKHIGTILHAKFHQDFGTVFDKVQITLYTEKDKVGEIVAKAQDIYHARDARVEGMTDETTEIYYSCTLCQSFAPNHVCVISPERTGLCGAYNWMDCKASYEINPTGPNQPVEKGEIIDPKLGQWKGVNDFVFQASRQAIDHYNFYSIVHDPMTTCGCCECIAAVLPACNGVMTVHRDYTGETPCGMKFSTLAGTIGGGQSTPGFVGHGKYNTTQRKFILGDGGLLRMVWMPKSLKEELKEGIIRRGDELGCSDLLDRIADETVGITEEEIMSFLEEKEHPALNMDPIVG; from the coding sequence CAGAAACTTGAGTTCCCCAACACGGCCTACTACCTGCCTATTATCTATTCCCTTTTGGGCATTCCGGTCAAGACCCTGGCCGATGCGGCCAAGCCTTTGGAGGTGGCCCGGGGGCTTCTGCCGCCTCATATCAAAGGCCGCAATCACCTGCCTTATCTGGGGCCGCTTCTGGATGCCGGCATGGCGGCCATTTTTGCGGAAGAGCTGGTGGAGGCCTTCCGTTACGTCGAGGACCCGAATTTCTATCTGGTCAGCGAGGAGGTGGACCTGGATAACGGTAAGATCTGGCTTGGCGCGGCCGAGGACACGATCTTCAGGAAACGCGGCATTGAGTTCGTGGACGGCACGGCTCCTGGTTTTGCAGCCATCGTCGGCGCGGCGCCTTCGCCGGAGATCGCCAAACAGATCGCCGAGGAATACCAGAAACGCAACCTTTATGTCTTTATGGCCGCCAATCAGGGCGGCACGACCTTTGCCCAGCAGTTGATCGAGGCCGGGGTCCAGATCGGGTGGAACACGCGCCTGGTTCCTTTCGGCCCGGACATATCCGCGGCGGTGTTCGCCCTTGGTTTCGCCAACCGCGTGGCCATGTCCTTTGGCGGGATCAAGCCGGGTGATTATAAAGGCAACCTCATGTATAATAAAGATCGCGTCTTCGCTTTTGTCAACGCCCTGGGCGAGGTCAATGCAGAGTGGGCGGCCAATGCGGCCGGCGCCATCAACTGGGGCTTCCCCACCATCGCCGACACGGACATCCCCGAGGTTTTGCCTACCGGGGTCTGCACTTACGAGCACGTGGTCGCCAATGTTATTCATGATGAAATCGTTACCAAGTCGGTTGAGGTCCGGGGATTGAAAACGACCGTTTCCTCGATTGATGTCCCCCTGTCCTACGGCCCGGCCTTTGAAGGCGAGCGCATTCGTAAGGACGACCTCTATCTGGAGATCGGCGGCGGCCGGTCCCAGTGCGTCGAGCTGGTGCAAATGGCCGAGATGGGTGATGTCGAGGATGGTCAGGTCGAGCTGATCGGCCCTGATATACCGGATATGAAAAAAGGAGACCGGCTGCCGCTGGCCATCACCGTGCAGGTGGCCGGCCGGAAATTCCAGGAAGACTTCGAACCCATCCTGGAACGACAGATCCACCATCTGATCAACTACGCCCAAGGCGTCATGCATATCGGGCAGAGGGATATCTCCTGGATTCGCATCGGCGAGCAGGCCGTGGAAAAGGGCTTTACCCTCAAGCATATCGGAACCATCCTTCACGCCAAGTTCCACCAGGATTTCGGTACGGTTTTTGACAAGGTCCAGATCACCCTCTACACCGAGAAAGACAAGGTTGGCGAGATCGTGGCCAAGGCTCAGGATATTTACCATGCCCGCGACGCCCGTGTGGAAGGCATGACCGACGAAACGACTGAGATCTATTACTCCTGCACGCTCTGTCAGAGTTTCGCCCCCAACCATGTCTGTGTGATCAGCCCGGAACGGACCGGTCTCTGCGGGGCTTACAACTGGATGGATTGTAAGGCCTCTTACGAGATCAATCCCACCGGACCCAATCAGCCCGTAGAGAAGGGCGAAATAATAGACCCCAAGTTAGGCCAGTGGAAAGGCGTCAACGATTTCGTTTTCCAGGCCTCCCGCCAGGCCATTGACCACTATAACTTCTACAGCATCGTCCATGACCCCATGACAACCTGCGGGTGCTGCGAGTGCATCGCCGCGGTGCTGCCCGCATGCAACGGCGTTATGACGGTCCACCGGGATTACACCGGCGAGACCCCTTGCGGCATGAAGTTCAGCACCCTGGCAGGCACCATCGGCGGCGGGCAATCCACACCCGGCTTTGTAGGCCATGGCAAGTATAATACCACCCAGAGGAAATTTATCCTGGGTGACGGCGGCCTGCTGCGCATGGTCTGGATGCCCAAGTCTCTTAAAGAGGAACTGAAGGAAGGTATTATCAGGAGAGGCGATGAACTGGGATGTTCGGATCTGCTCGACCGTATCGCCGACGAAACCGTCGGCATCACCGAGGAAGAGATTATGTCTTTCCTCGAGGAAAAAGAGCATCCAGCCCTGAACATGGACCCCATTGTGGGCTGA